The Flammeovirga agarivorans genome has a window encoding:
- a CDS encoding MBL fold metallo-hydrolase yields MNSVDIQLIRNATLKLNYGGKTLLVDPMLGEKNSMMSFVVPDQNLNPTVDLPFTKEEVIEGTDAMLLTHAHPDHIDPTAIELLNKDLPVFSQDTEEQMLKDAGFTQVTPITTSATFDGIEIERTGGKHGPEEVLDALGQVSGFVLRKSDYPTIYIIGDCLLDDEITENIKRINPDIIITNSGGAIFMGQARILMDESETVKVAQLAPNAKVIATHIESLDHCQVTRTSLTAAAAEASVEVIIPADGEVISF; encoded by the coding sequence ATGAACTCTGTAGATATCCAATTGATCAGAAATGCGACTTTAAAATTAAATTATGGAGGAAAGACTCTTTTGGTAGACCCGATGTTAGGTGAGAAAAACTCAATGATGTCTTTTGTTGTTCCGGATCAAAACTTGAACCCAACCGTCGACTTACCTTTTACTAAAGAAGAAGTAATTGAAGGAACGGATGCAATGTTATTGACACATGCACACCCAGATCATATTGACCCAACTGCAATAGAACTATTAAATAAAGATTTACCTGTTTTCTCTCAAGATACTGAAGAGCAAATGTTGAAAGATGCAGGATTTACACAAGTAACACCAATTACAACTTCTGCGACTTTTGATGGTATTGAAATTGAAAGAACAGGGGGTAAACATGGTCCAGAAGAGGTATTAGATGCTTTAGGTCAAGTTTCGGGATTTGTGTTAAGAAAATCTGATTACCCTACTATTTACATCATTGGTGATTGTTTGTTAGATGATGAAATCACAGAAAATATCAAGAGGATCAATCCAGATATTATTATTACCAATTCGGGTGGTGCGATTTTTATGGGACAGGCAAGAATTTTAATGGATGAATCTGAAACAGTGAAAGTGGCTCAATTAGCTCCAAATGCTAAAGTGATAGCTACACATATAGAATCTTTAGATCATTGTCAGGTAACGAGAACATCGTTAACAGCTGCAGCGGCTGAGGCCAGTGTTGAAGTGATTATACCAGCAGACGGAGAAGTCATCTCTTTCTAA
- a CDS encoding YciI family protein — MKYVLFYETVDDFIKLRAPFREEHLYLVNKAHEDGELLIGGALCEPADTALLVFNEREQAEKFASIDPYVKEKLIKKWYVRPWVVMVGL, encoded by the coding sequence ATGAAATATGTACTATTTTATGAGACCGTTGATGATTTTATCAAGCTCAGAGCTCCCTTTAGGGAAGAACACTTGTATCTAGTCAATAAAGCACATGAAGATGGAGAACTACTCATTGGTGGTGCCCTTTGTGAACCTGCAGATACAGCTCTATTGGTATTTAACGAAAGAGAACAGGCAGAGAAATTTGCTTCTATTGACCCCTATGTTAAAGAAAAGCTTATTAAGAAATGGTATGTCAGGCCCTGGGTCGTTATGGTTGGTCTTTAG
- a CDS encoding acetoacetate--CoA ligase: MQKLWTPSNQQIEQSRLFDFNKTFLKTDNYNYHELHHQSIKESEKFWSTIWDFCDVKGEKGQPPYQIVHEHISKCEWFPTASLNYAENLLKRRDNKIALVGRLENGDRKTLTYKELYQKVAQLSHQLKQDGVEKGDRIAGFVPNCIEAIIAMLATSSIGAIWTSCSPDFGFQGVLDRFGQVAPKVLFTANAYSYNGKVHECLKKVDELHQAVPSIEKIIVFDFIDQDVSLEDYPYAVRWNTYLDNHAKEVDFVSLPFDHPLFIMYSSGTTGQPKCIVHRAGGVLLEHLKEHQLHSNLTADDIFFYYSTCGWMMWNWQVTGLATGCTLLIVDGNPFYPSPSYLINLIDEESISVFGVSAKYISALSKEGISPKDTHQLSHLRTILSTGSPLSSESFHYIYEHFKSNLVLSSISGGTDLIGAFVAGNPTLPVIAGELQCKGLGFDLDVVDEEGKSIKNEKGELICRNAFPTMPLYFWNDTNNERYFNAYYSRFENIWAQGDFAEVTESNGLIIHGRSDAVLNPGGVRIGTAEIYRQAMKVESIKECIAIGQDWKDDCRVVLFVVMKPSETLTDSTIQEIRQVIRKNATPRHVPAKIIAVSDIPKTRSGKIVEIAVRNIVHNKPVKNTDALLNPEALQLYANLEELTY; this comes from the coding sequence ATGCAAAAACTTTGGACACCATCTAACCAGCAAATTGAACAAAGTCGGCTTTTTGACTTTAATAAAACCTTTCTGAAAACCGACAACTACAACTATCATGAACTTCACCACCAAAGCATCAAAGAAAGCGAAAAATTCTGGTCTACTATCTGGGACTTTTGTGATGTAAAAGGTGAAAAAGGACAGCCTCCTTATCAAATTGTTCATGAACACATTTCCAAATGTGAATGGTTTCCTACCGCATCATTAAACTATGCTGAAAACCTATTAAAAAGAAGAGATAATAAAATCGCTTTAGTCGGAAGGCTAGAAAATGGTGATCGTAAAACATTAACATACAAAGAGCTCTATCAAAAAGTAGCTCAGTTGTCTCACCAACTAAAACAAGATGGAGTAGAAAAAGGTGACCGTATTGCTGGCTTTGTACCCAATTGTATTGAAGCTATTATTGCAATGCTTGCTACCTCTAGTATTGGTGCAATCTGGACTTCTTGCTCTCCCGATTTTGGTTTTCAAGGAGTGTTAGATCGTTTTGGGCAGGTAGCTCCGAAAGTGCTATTTACAGCCAATGCCTACAGTTATAACGGTAAGGTTCATGAATGTTTAAAAAAGGTAGATGAATTACACCAAGCTGTACCCTCGATTGAGAAAATAATTGTATTTGATTTTATAGATCAAGATGTTTCCTTGGAGGATTACCCTTATGCGGTAAGGTGGAATACTTATCTTGATAACCATGCAAAAGAAGTGGATTTCGTATCATTACCTTTTGATCATCCTCTATTCATCATGTATTCTAGTGGAACTACAGGCCAGCCAAAATGTATTGTACATAGAGCTGGAGGCGTACTTCTTGAGCATCTAAAAGAGCATCAGTTACATTCCAATCTCACAGCAGATGATATATTTTTCTACTATTCCACATGCGGATGGATGATGTGGAATTGGCAAGTTACTGGTTTAGCAACTGGTTGTACTTTACTGATTGTAGATGGGAATCCATTTTATCCCTCACCTAGTTACCTTATTAACCTTATTGATGAGGAAAGTATCTCTGTATTCGGAGTTAGTGCAAAATATATCAGTGCGTTATCAAAAGAAGGTATATCACCCAAAGATACACATCAATTGAGCCATCTTAGAACGATACTTTCGACAGGATCACCACTTTCTTCAGAAAGTTTTCATTATATCTATGAACATTTTAAAAGCAATCTCGTACTCTCTTCAATAAGTGGTGGCACTGATTTAATAGGTGCATTTGTAGCTGGTAACCCTACTTTACCTGTTATAGCGGGTGAACTGCAATGTAAAGGTCTAGGATTCGATTTGGATGTAGTCGACGAAGAAGGAAAAAGTATCAAAAACGAAAAAGGAGAACTGATTTGTAGAAATGCTTTTCCAACAATGCCACTCTATTTTTGGAACGATACGAATAATGAAAGATACTTTAATGCCTACTATTCTCGTTTTGAAAATATCTGGGCACAAGGAGATTTCGCAGAAGTGACTGAAAGCAACGGACTCATTATTCATGGTAGATCCGATGCTGTTCTAAATCCAGGGGGAGTTAGAATAGGTACAGCAGAAATTTATCGACAAGCCATGAAGGTCGAAAGCATAAAAGAATGTATAGCTATTGGTCAGGATTGGAAGGATGACTGTCGTGTTGTTTTATTTGTTGTTATGAAACCGTCAGAGACGCTAACAGATAGTACAATTCAAGAGATTAGACAGGTCATTAGAAAAAATGCCACACCAAGACATGTTCCTGCTAAAATTATTGCAGTATCAGATATTCCGAAAACTAGGAGTGGAAAAATTGTGGAGATTGCCGTTCGAAATATTGTTCACAACAAACCTGTAAAGAATACAGATGCTCTCTTAAACCCTGAAGCATTACAACTTTATGCCAACCTAGAAGAGTTAACATATTAA
- a CDS encoding TonB-dependent receptor plug domain-containing protein has protein sequence MNNRIVQCILLSLIIITPLYAQKIIIENEEGEGIRGVLVSTDRNEVSISNAVGVVQLNPEAKSFSFSHVNYEAVEYTNEQLTAVIVLQQKIQSLQEVIVGANKWEEVKSEVPQQILEIQKKEAEFALPQTTADMLGNTGEVFIQKSQMGGGSPMIRGFAANQVLLVVDGVRMNNAIYRSGNLQNSISIDPYSISSAEVIFGPGSVMYGSDALGGVMDFHTTLPEYAERSKKLFYGDAQLKYASAMNENTANVHFNLASQKLAWTSTVSFSSFDDLKSGGWFPSEDYQFGNKLFLVSTDENGVDQLDTNPNQLRQSPSGYQQLNTLQKVAFKVNDQLELMYTFSFSNTSSIPRYDRLTELNPIMSNGAYMEVTMEDVIEINSTSLITTYGTTTPKFAEWEYGPQYWMMNNIRLIAQQNRSWYDNLSLIVGHQKVKEDRFFRKFNDTKRNESYVSLELFHLNMDVNKEISKKASLFYGIEGTYNDVQSSAIGKNILTGEVNKALPRYAGGGSQMTTLAGYITGKYKLTNHLVGTAGLRYTETFIKADYTDEASKTLHLPYDQLNTQVGSITGAIGLAYHPDNWQLNTQFAKGFKAPNIDDIAKVYNPSKDDLVIPNPQLKPTDVYTLDATVIHYFGDKLRVGANAYYSWLTNIMVRGPSTFLGMDSVFIEGDEYAVTSLQNADQARIWGVSAHVFYHFTEYLHLKGTYTYTNGRELITDAPLRHVPPFFGRLTLGYKKQKLHLALVGNYSGGIAYDALAPIEQTKPYLYSKEGALPWWTLGFNSSYRLTNYLECHFTVDNIFDLAYRTYSSGINSPGRNFGIAIKGYF, from the coding sequence ATGAACAACCGTATTGTTCAATGTATTTTACTATCACTTATTATCATCACTCCTTTGTATGCTCAAAAAATTATTATTGAAAACGAAGAAGGAGAGGGAATTCGTGGTGTTTTAGTTTCAACAGATAGAAATGAGGTAAGCATAAGTAATGCGGTGGGCGTTGTACAATTAAACCCAGAGGCCAAAAGTTTTTCCTTTTCTCATGTGAACTATGAAGCTGTTGAATATACAAATGAGCAGTTAACGGCAGTGATTGTACTTCAGCAAAAAATTCAATCATTACAAGAGGTTATAGTTGGTGCAAATAAATGGGAAGAAGTAAAGTCTGAGGTACCCCAGCAAATCTTAGAAATTCAGAAAAAAGAAGCAGAATTTGCCTTGCCTCAAACTACTGCTGATATGTTGGGGAATACAGGAGAAGTCTTTATTCAAAAAAGTCAGATGGGTGGAGGTAGTCCTATGATTAGAGGCTTTGCAGCCAATCAGGTGCTCTTAGTTGTAGATGGGGTGCGTATGAATAATGCGATTTACAGAAGTGGCAATCTACAAAATAGTATAAGTATTGATCCTTATTCGATTAGTTCTGCAGAAGTGATTTTTGGTCCAGGAAGTGTAATGTATGGAAGTGATGCATTGGGTGGAGTAATGGATTTTCATACTACCTTACCTGAATATGCAGAACGGTCTAAAAAACTATTCTACGGAGATGCTCAATTGAAGTATGCTTCTGCAATGAATGAAAATACAGCTAATGTTCATTTTAATTTAGCATCACAAAAGTTAGCCTGGACGAGTACTGTCTCTTTTTCATCGTTTGATGATTTAAAGTCAGGTGGATGGTTTCCTTCAGAGGACTATCAATTTGGTAATAAATTGTTTTTAGTGTCAACGGACGAAAATGGAGTGGATCAATTAGATACCAATCCTAATCAGTTACGTCAAAGCCCTTCCGGTTATCAGCAGTTGAATACTTTGCAAAAAGTAGCCTTTAAAGTGAACGATCAGTTGGAATTGATGTATACCTTTTCATTTTCAAATACGTCATCAATTCCTAGGTATGATAGGTTAACAGAGCTGAACCCTATTATGAGTAATGGTGCATATATGGAGGTAACCATGGAAGATGTTATAGAGATAAACTCCACAAGTTTAATCACTACTTATGGAACAACTACCCCAAAATTTGCTGAATGGGAATATGGCCCGCAATATTGGATGATGAATAATATCCGCTTAATCGCCCAACAAAATAGAAGTTGGTATGATAATCTTTCTTTGATAGTAGGACATCAGAAGGTAAAAGAAGATAGGTTTTTTAGGAAGTTCAATGATACAAAGAGAAATGAATCTTATGTTAGCTTAGAACTATTCCATCTTAATATGGATGTGAATAAGGAAATCTCTAAAAAAGCATCCTTGTTTTATGGGATAGAGGGCACTTACAATGATGTACAATCGAGTGCTATCGGTAAGAATATCCTAACAGGAGAAGTGAATAAAGCATTGCCACGCTATGCTGGAGGAGGATCACAGATGACTACCTTAGCAGGGTATATCACAGGGAAATATAAGCTAACAAATCATTTGGTTGGAACCGCTGGATTAAGGTATACAGAGACATTTATTAAAGCGGATTACACAGATGAGGCCTCTAAAACTTTACATCTACCTTACGATCAACTGAATACTCAAGTAGGAAGTATAACAGGAGCTATAGGTCTTGCTTATCATCCTGATAATTGGCAGTTGAATACACAATTTGCAAAAGGTTTTAAAGCCCCAAATATAGATGATATTGCAAAAGTTTATAACCCTTCTAAAGATGACTTAGTGATACCCAACCCACAGTTGAAGCCAACAGATGTGTATACATTAGATGCTACTGTAATCCATTATTTTGGAGATAAACTAAGAGTGGGAGCCAATGCTTATTATTCTTGGTTGACGAACATTATGGTTAGAGGACCATCTACCTTTCTTGGAATGGATTCCGTTTTCATTGAAGGGGATGAATATGCTGTTACTTCTTTACAGAATGCGGATCAAGCAAGGATTTGGGGAGTGTCGGCTCATGTATTTTATCACTTTACCGAATATCTACATCTCAAAGGTACTTATACTTACACCAATGGACGAGAACTAATCACAGATGCCCCTTTACGACATGTACCCCCATTTTTTGGACGATTGACATTAGGGTATAAAAAACAAAAGTTACACCTTGCCCTTGTTGGAAATTATAGTGGTGGAATAGCATATGATGCATTGGCACCAATTGAACAAACTAAACCTTATCTCTATTCAAAAGAAGGAGCATTACCTTGGTGGACTCTCGGGTTTAATTCAAGCTATAGGTTAACGAACTATCTTGAATGTCACTTTACTGTCGATAATATCTTTGACCTTGCTTATCGAACGTATAGCTCTGGTATTAACTCACCCGGAAGAAACTTTGGGATTGCTATAAAAGGATATTTTTAA
- a CDS encoding TonB-dependent receptor: MSRILTLLTLLLFPIIIHAGGIKGSVNGSDGEPLIGAVISIEPIHKQSIVGMDGTFRINDLPKGDYTIVVKYIGYKDLVKEVRVSSEGWVSNDLILQVDAIQLDEAVVYGTKERKTAESARATERVSSKVMTVVSAQDIELSPDLNVANVVQRVSGVSLERNNSGDGQFAIVRGMDKRYNYTLVNGVKIPSPDNKNRYVPLDLFPSDLLDRLEVTKALTPDMEGDAVGGVINMEMKDAPESYSGQLNLSIGNNTLFGGNNPFMTWNTGGNMTSPPSWNGVARADASDFSNQHLLNQYKNYVPNIVAGMSIGNRFMDDKLGVIVAGSYQQTARGSESTWFDTGMLADGSTSLDNMEDRNYYQLQKRMGLHAKMDYRINQDHSIQWYNAFVHLQNDQVRDVTRTRTWGSYDPINGNAGEMSYVTRYRSTIQQIFNSTLTGQHQLNPWFKADWSAVYSKASNSIPDNAKFTRSGSMNNWVHEPERIAGRSALTRRWDYNDDEDIALYTNFTFTPEISFIYDTEFKVGGLVRNKNRSNDFEQYRFNAGNRALVKGEDWNDITDVDWIIENPTGVNYSPNRYQSHENIRAAYGQFKFDFSNRFEVLGGVRMEHTDIGYYLPQPTNEIVENGLEEMNQTYVDFLPSIHFKYKISEKSNLRSSYFKSVIRPGFSEFVPIENGDTEDDWTEMGNPLVERTIGHNLDLRYELFPKGMDKFMIGGFYKKLINPIEYSLNRQAGYIMPDNYGDAENMGIEIDVVKYFNKFGISANYTYTHSSITTEKAYYERENPEDDTSDIVIRSALEERPLQGQAAHIANLSLLYKNTDAGLDVQLATVYTGDRIHSLSAFYGNDMWQRGFFQMDLSVEKRINPKTIVYLKAYNLLDNAYEVEIRQPINEAQSYFPKQGDVGDNVLVRQDFYRRQFLLGLKYNF; this comes from the coding sequence ATGTCAAGGATACTTACTTTATTAACTTTACTACTATTTCCTATAATTATCCATGCAGGTGGAATAAAAGGATCAGTAAACGGTAGTGATGGAGAGCCCTTAATTGGGGCAGTAATTTCTATTGAACCAATCCATAAACAAAGCATTGTGGGGATGGATGGAACTTTCAGAATTAATGATTTACCAAAAGGAGATTATACGATTGTAGTTAAATATATAGGATACAAAGACCTTGTAAAAGAAGTGAGGGTATCTTCAGAAGGATGGGTTTCTAACGATCTTATACTTCAGGTAGATGCAATTCAATTGGACGAGGCAGTAGTATATGGTACTAAAGAAAGGAAAACCGCAGAAAGTGCGAGAGCTACAGAGAGGGTTTCTTCTAAGGTAATGACGGTGGTTTCTGCTCAGGATATCGAATTGTCGCCCGACTTAAATGTGGCTAATGTAGTACAACGTGTTTCTGGCGTATCCTTAGAAAGGAATAATTCAGGTGACGGTCAGTTCGCTATTGTAAGAGGTATGGATAAAAGGTATAATTATACGTTGGTGAATGGTGTGAAAATTCCATCTCCGGATAATAAAAACCGTTATGTTCCTTTAGATTTATTTCCATCGGACCTTTTGGATCGTTTAGAAGTGACAAAAGCTTTGACTCCAGATATGGAAGGCGATGCAGTTGGCGGTGTGATTAATATGGAAATGAAAGATGCTCCAGAATCATATAGTGGTCAATTGAATCTATCTATTGGAAACAACACGCTCTTTGGAGGCAATAATCCATTTATGACATGGAATACGGGTGGGAACATGACATCTCCTCCAAGTTGGAATGGGGTAGCTAGAGCAGATGCTTCTGATTTTTCTAATCAACATTTATTGAATCAGTATAAAAACTATGTACCGAATATCGTAGCCGGAATGTCGATTGGTAACAGGTTTATGGATGATAAATTGGGGGTGATTGTAGCAGGAAGTTACCAACAAACTGCAAGAGGTTCGGAGAGTACTTGGTTCGATACAGGTATGTTGGCTGATGGTTCTACTTCTTTAGATAATATGGAAGACCGTAATTATTATCAGCTTCAGAAAAGAATGGGACTCCATGCTAAAATGGATTACAGAATTAACCAAGATCATAGTATTCAATGGTACAATGCTTTTGTTCATTTACAAAATGACCAGGTAAGGGATGTTACTCGTACAAGAACTTGGGGTAGTTATGATCCAATTAACGGTAATGCTGGAGAAATGAGTTATGTTACAAGATATAGATCTACAATCCAGCAGATTTTCAACTCAACATTAACGGGACAACATCAATTAAACCCATGGTTTAAGGCAGACTGGTCTGCTGTTTATTCAAAAGCATCGAACAGTATTCCTGATAATGCAAAATTCACTAGATCAGGAAGTATGAATAATTGGGTGCATGAACCTGAAAGAATTGCTGGACGATCAGCCTTAACAAGAAGGTGGGATTACAATGATGACGAGGATATTGCTCTATATACCAATTTTACTTTTACCCCAGAAATTAGTTTTATCTATGATACTGAATTTAAGGTTGGTGGATTGGTTAGAAATAAAAACCGTTCGAATGATTTTGAACAATACCGTTTCAATGCTGGAAATAGAGCCTTAGTAAAAGGAGAAGATTGGAATGATATTACAGATGTTGATTGGATTATCGAAAACCCTACGGGAGTAAACTATTCTCCCAATAGATACCAATCACATGAGAATATTAGAGCAGCTTACGGACAATTTAAATTCGACTTTAGTAATCGTTTTGAAGTGTTGGGTGGTGTAAGAATGGAGCACACAGATATTGGTTATTATCTACCTCAACCTACCAATGAAATTGTTGAAAATGGATTGGAAGAGATGAATCAAACTTATGTTGATTTCTTGCCAAGCATCCATTTTAAATATAAAATTAGCGAAAAATCAAATCTGAGGTCTTCTTATTTTAAGTCTGTCATCCGACCTGGATTCTCAGAGTTTGTTCCTATTGAAAATGGAGATACTGAAGATGATTGGACCGAAATGGGTAATCCTTTAGTAGAAAGAACAATAGGACATAACCTTGATTTGAGATACGAATTGTTTCCGAAAGGAATGGACAAATTTATGATTGGAGGTTTCTATAAAAAGCTAATCAACCCGATAGAATACTCATTGAACCGTCAGGCTGGGTATATTATGCCGGATAACTATGGTGATGCAGAAAATATGGGTATTGAGATTGATGTGGTAAAGTACTTCAATAAGTTCGGTATCAGTGCCAACTATACATATACTCACTCATCGATCACTACAGAAAAAGCGTATTACGAAAGAGAAAATCCTGAGGATGATACTTCGGATATTGTGATTCGATCAGCATTAGAAGAGCGTCCACTACAAGGACAGGCGGCACATATTGCCAATCTATCCTTACTTTATAAAAATACCGATGCCGGTTTGGATGTACAGTTAGCAACCGTATATACAGGTGATCGTATCCACAGTTTGTCTGCCTTTTATGGTAACGATATGTGGCAGAGGGGTTTCTTCCAAATGGACTTATCCGTAGAAAAGCGAATTAATCCTAAAACAATTGTCTATTTGAAAGCCTATAACTTGTTGGACAACGCTTACGAAGTAGAAATCCGCCAACCAATCAACGAGGCACAGTCTTACTTTCCTAAGCAAGGTGATGTTGGGGACAATGTACTTGTAAGACAAGACTTCTACAGACGACAATTCTTATTGGGTCTAAAATATAATTTCTAA
- a CDS encoding right-handed parallel beta-helix repeat-containing protein: MKQNFIYRLLAFILLSASVVFSTSCTKDEPIVDDEDKEVPDFDKGQPEGSISIGGRMSNDLTLESGEEYWLAENLIIEEGATLNVEEGVTVWVSPYNNPEIVVHGNMYAWGTEAQPILFTLSENQPNYFDYGRVNWGGINGGQVPEGATRPDQEIGMTYVTIQYAGGPMNENSEAVRVGKLEPGELGYSVFFNNNQGQLYMENCTVEHSGGDAVYVERGKIALFHNAVAYAGTTEDEAFNFKQGTIGDCAFNLMYSAATNGIKINNSKPVEDDQQTNVNMYNNTMAYCGWRRDGERGGSINIEKDARGRILNNLIVNSKFGTKVDPSTDIVGNNTLVKGNYYYGHVEGGHDKGNGYLPHHGIQPFEDDQDDTSVGHDTFWRVFQGTCNFFIDREVNEWTDELDDPQFVHFIDQPQNPDGDATKEINYKDLDLRLSSTSPGVDYGTDNMQLLSSQVVTEVGGKTVTRPNLSATVGAFGSN, translated from the coding sequence ATGAAACAAAATTTTATTTACCGCTTATTAGCATTTATCCTGCTATCTGCTTCAGTAGTTTTTTCTACTTCTTGTACCAAAGATGAACCCATTGTAGATGACGAAGACAAGGAAGTGCCTGATTTTGATAAAGGTCAGCCAGAAGGAAGCATTAGTATTGGAGGGCGTATGAGTAATGATCTCACGCTAGAAAGTGGAGAGGAGTACTGGTTAGCAGAAAACCTTATTATCGAAGAAGGAGCCACTTTGAATGTTGAAGAAGGTGTAACAGTTTGGGTAAGTCCTTACAATAACCCTGAAATTGTTGTACATGGAAATATGTATGCATGGGGTACAGAGGCTCAACCAATCTTATTTACGCTATCTGAAAACCAGCCTAACTATTTTGATTATGGTAGAGTAAACTGGGGTGGTATAAATGGTGGTCAAGTTCCAGAAGGAGCAACACGTCCTGATCAAGAAATTGGAATGACTTACGTAACTATTCAATATGCAGGTGGTCCAATGAATGAAAATTCTGAAGCGGTAAGAGTAGGTAAATTAGAGCCGGGAGAGTTAGGATACTCTGTATTCTTTAACAACAACCAAGGTCAATTGTATATGGAAAATTGTACTGTAGAGCATTCTGGTGGAGATGCAGTATATGTTGAAAGAGGAAAGATTGCCTTATTCCATAATGCGGTAGCTTATGCTGGTACAACAGAAGATGAAGCATTTAACTTTAAACAAGGTACGATTGGAGATTGTGCGTTTAACCTTATGTATTCTGCAGCGACAAATGGTATTAAAATCAACAATTCAAAGCCGGTAGAAGATGACCAACAGACTAATGTCAACATGTACAATAATACGATGGCATATTGCGGTTGGAGAAGAGATGGTGAAAGAGGTGGCTCTATTAATATCGAGAAAGACGCAAGAGGTCGTATTTTAAATAACCTGATTGTTAACTCTAAATTTGGTACTAAGGTAGATCCATCTACTGATATTGTAGGAAACAATACATTGGTAAAAGGAAACTACTATTATGGTCATGTAGAAGGTGGACATGATAAGGGAAATGGCTACTTACCTCACCATGGTATTCAACCCTTTGAAGATGATCAGGACGATACTTCTGTTGGTCACGATACTTTCTGGAGAGTATTCCAAGGAACTTGTAATTTCTTTATTGATAGAGAAGTGAATGAATGGACAGATGAGCTGGATGATCCTCAGTTTGTACACTTCATTGATCAACCGCAAAATCCAGATGGTGATGCCACTAAAGAAATCAATTATAAAGATCTTGATTTAAGATTATCTTCTACTTCGCCAGGTGTAGACTACGGAACAGATAATATGCAGTTATTATCTTCTCAAGTAGTTACTGAAGTGGGAGGGAAGACCGTAACGAGACCAAATCTTTCTGCTACAGTAGGTGCATTTGGTTCTAACTAA